A DNA window from Archocentrus centrarchus isolate MPI-CPG fArcCen1 chromosome 15, fArcCen1, whole genome shotgun sequence contains the following coding sequences:
- the pik3ap1 gene encoding phosphoinositide 3-kinase adapter protein 1: MEEPVSRTAYPESFSAYELLILHTTEAQEWASYLQQILKSSRKFNKKSILLYAISTDDQLHGYNFEYFQSCKCIVLLLSGLLLDILCDHELQEALQGLLYPPHRVVAFLCGVSEDEMLTEIFQDWPSWRKLHAEDEPAVYVSTILETIIASRQVESESEAAAALEDVYIIPTADDYPSTDQIEEVEPEVAPEEQDENVPEDQEPVSTVNSASQEMTSSTHLTCLTVQPNRVLCGKQETLFIIFKDKVDDQSVPEVEFSSENAPAKRMPATVENEYTISVTAPDMHAGIVFLTMYTGQSCVSLTPVTYYTSMGEVSRYLENATDPVNFICQAFNLTASATESLDSMLSDLLKSRIPATGLQLFGIRQIEEDNMATYQRNDELPTLLHFAAKYGLKKLTTILLQCPGALQAYSVMNKNGDYPNTLAEKSGFNDLRQFMDEFLETADLLKCHFEDTINTDESAEVYEMMSTSSQDIMMKYSGCTEDIYESMLGINPECAEDLYEVMTAVDENPEEAMLRKFFQAKPNATEVNENNEPLQSEEEEKVEHNNFDEIEEEEDPYNICPEDIYDTVDENSTYKPVVLNRPPAPIPRPETETELEKSTTYISRVFSDKSTAESKEQETGHHGALSVAELPVPAYDPYAGMKTPGQRQLISLQERVKVGEITVDEAVQEFKAWQFDHERRANSIRYQQENLKKLRDSITRRHKEREKTGKELEYEISAPLQRNLYWGSSMTLECAVYESAPRAAAPPPPVAQVIQRGSWKTGSTSSTSSTESNRLSTHSTFSYSSGTEPDEDSIESLSAPPRPPRPVSAAPSIPPPRIPPRNPERVPEMVHERYISCPTRALPQRPSYRQTNAAPPVPRRYR, translated from the exons ATGGAAGAACCCGTCTCAAGAACTG CATATCCTGAATCCTTCTCAGCCTACGAGCTGTTAATTCTGCACACCACTGAGGCACAGGAGTGGGCGTCATATTTGCAGCAGATTTTGAAAAGTTCTcgaaaatttaacaaaaaatccATTTTGCTGTACGCAATCAGCACGGACGATCAGCTGCACGGATATAATTTtgaatatttccagagctgcaAGTGCATCGTGCTGCTCCTCTCAGGGTTATTGCTTGACATCCTCTGTGACCATGAACTACAGGAGGCACTTCAGGGACTTCTTTATCCTCCACACAGAGTGGTGGCGTTTTTATGTGGCGTGTCTGAGGATGAAATGTTGACAGAGATTTTCCAAGACTGGCCAAGCTGGAGAAAACTCCATGCTGAGGATGAGCCTGCTGTTTATGTTTCTACCATTTTGGAAACAATAATTGCCA gCAGACAAGTGGAGAGTGAAAGTGAAGCAGCTGCAGCCCTGGAAGATGTGTACATCATACCGACTGCAGATGACTATCCCAGCACTGATCAAATAGAGGAAGTGGAGCCGGAAGTGGCGCCAGAAGAGCAAGACGAAAATGTCCCAGAGGATCAAGAGCCTGTGAGCACAGTGAATTCAGCAAGCCAAGAAATGACTTCATCCACACACCTCACCTGTCTTACTGTTCAGCCGAACAGAGTTCTGTGCGGG aAACAGGAGAcactttttatcattttcaaaGACAAAGTAGATGATCAGTCAGTGCCAGAGGTGgagttttcatctgaaaatgcaCCTGCAAAAAGGATGCCAGCCACAGTGGAGAATGAATACACTATAAGTGTTACTGCACCTG ATATGCATGCTGGAATTGTATTCCTCACTATGTACACTGGCCAATCATGTGTCAGCCTGACTCCTGTTACGTATTATACCAGCATGGGAGAAGTCAGTCGGTATCTTGAAAATGCTACTGATCCTGTGAACTTCATCTGCCAG GCATTCAACTTGACAGCCAGTGCAACAGAATCACTGGACAGCATGCTGTCTGACTTATTAAAATCCAGGATACCTGCAACTGGTCTTCAGCTGTTTGGAATCAGACAGATTGAGGAAGACAATATGGCAACAT ATCAGCGGAACGACGAGCTTCCTACTTTACTCCACTTTGCTGCTAAGTATGGCCTGAAGAAGCTGACCACCATTCTCCTTCAGTGTCCTGGAGCTCTGCAGGCTTACAGTGTGATGAACAAGAATGGAGACTACCCAAACACGCTAGCAGAGAAGAGTGGATTTAATGATCTCAGACAGTTCATGGATGAATTTCTT GAGACAGCAGACTTGCTCAAGTGTCACTTTGAGGACACTATCAACACAGACGAGAGTGCAGAGGTATATGAGATGATGTCAACTTCGTCTCAGGATATCATGATGAAGTACTCAGGTTGCACAGAAGATATATATGAGTCAATGCTAGGGATCAACCCTGAATGTGCAGAGGATCTAT atGAGGTGATGACTGCAGTAGATGAGAACCCTGAGGAAGCTATGCTTAGGAAGTTCTTTCAAG CAAAACCAAATGCCACTGAAGTCAATGAGAACAATGAACCCCTTCAaagtgaggaagaggaaaaagttGAACACAATAACTTCGATGAAattgaggaagaggaagatccATACAACATCTGTCCGGAGGATATCTATGATACGGTGGATGAAAATAGTACCTACAAACCAGTAGTCCTGAACCGTCCACCAGCCCCCATCCCCAGACCTGAAACTGAGACTGAGCTCGAAAAGTCTACAACCTACATTTCTAGAG tattTTCAGATAAAAGTACAGCCGAGAGCAAAGAACAGGAAACGGGACATCATGGAG CCCTGTCTGTGGCAGAACTCCCCGTGCCTGCTTATGACCCCTACGCTGGGATGAAGACCCCGGGGCAGAGGCAGCTCATATCTCTGCAGGAGAGGGTAAAAGTGGGAGAAATTACTGTGGATGAGGCTGTCCAAGAGTTCAAGGCTTGGCAGTTTGATCATGAGCGGAGGGCGAACTCCATACGCTATCAGCAG gAAAATCTGAAGAAATTACGGGACAGCATCACCAGGCgccacaaagagagagaaaagacaggaaAGGAACTtg AATATGAGATAAGTGCTCCCCTTCAGAGAAACTTATACTGGGGCTCCAGTATGACATTAGAGTGTGCCGTGTATGAGTCGGCACCCAGAGCGGCGGCTCCGCCACCTCCAGTGGCTCAGGTCATCCAGAGAGGCAGCTGGAAGACAGGTAGCACATCCAGCACATCGA GCACCGAGAGCAACAGACTCAGCACCCACAGCACCTTTAGCTACAGCAGCGGTACAGAGCCTGACGAG gACTCGATAGAAAGCCTCTCTGCTCCACCGCGACCGCCACGGCCGGTCAGTGCTGCACCTTCCATTCCTCCACCCAGGATTCCTCCACGGAACCCAGAAAG